From Vitis vinifera cultivar Pinot Noir 40024 chromosome 5, ASM3070453v1, the proteins below share one genomic window:
- the LOC100248779 gene encoding serine hydroxymethyltransferase 4, with translation MDPVSEWGNSSLLTVDPEIHDLIEKEKRRQCRGIELIASENFTSFAVIEALGSALTNKYSEGMPGNRYYGGNEFIDEIENLCRSRALQAFHCDPSKWGVNVQPYSGSPANFAAYTAILNPHDRIMGLDLPSGGHLTHGYYTSSGKKISATSIYFESLPYKVSSTTGYIDYDRLEEKALDFRPKLIICGGSAYPRDWDYARFRSIADKCGALLLCDMAHISGLVAAQEAANPFEYCDIVTTTTHKSLRGPRAGMIFYRKGPKPPKKGQPEDAVYDFEDKVNFAVFPSLQGGPHNHQIAALAVALKQAMVPGFKAYAKQVKANAVALGNYLMSKGYKLVTGGTENHLVLWDLRPLGLTGNKVEKLCDLCNITVNKNAVFGDSSALAPGGVRIGAPAMTSRGLVEKDFEQIAEFLHRAVTITLKIQKEHGKLLKDFNKGLVNNKDIEELKVDVEKFSASFEMPGFSVSEMKYKD, from the exons ATGGATCCAGTATCAGAATGGGGAAACTCAAGCCTCCTCACAGTGGATCCAGAGATCCATGACCTGATCGAGAAGGAAAAGAGGAGGCAGTGCAGGGGGATAGAGCTGATTGCCTCCGAGAATTTCACATCCTTTGCCGTCATTGAAGCCCTGGGCAGCGCCCTCACCAACAAGTACTCCGAGGGCATGCCTGGCAACCGCTACTATGGTGGAAATGAGTTCATCGACGAGATCGAGAACCTCTGCAGGTCACGTGCCCTGCAGGCCTTCCACTGCGACCCCTCCAAGTGGGGCGTCAATGTTCAGCCCTACTCCGGCTCCCCCGCCAATTTCGCCGCCTACACCGCCATTCTCAACCCCCACGACCGCATCATGGGTTTGGACCTCCCTTCCGGTGGCCACCTCACCCACGGCTACTACACCTCCAGCGGAAAGAAGATCTCGGCCACTTCCATTTACTTTGAGAGTTTGCCTTATAAGGTCAGCTCCACCACTGGCTACATTGATTACGATCGCTTGGAGGAGAAGGCCTTGGATTTCAGGCCTAAGTTAATCATTTGCGGTGGCAGCGCCTACCCCAGGGACTGGGATTACGCCAGGTTCCGCTCTATTGCCGATAAGTGTGGCGCTTTGTTGCTTTGTGACATGGCCCACATTAGTGGCCTTGTTGCTGCTCAG GAAGCCGCAAACCCCTTTGAGTATTGTGACATAGTCACAACTACAACCCACAAGAGCCTGAGGGGCCCAAGGGCTGGTATGATCTTCTACCGTAAGGGTCCTAAACCACCCAAGAAGGGCCAGCCGGAAGATGCAGTTTATGATTTTGAGGACAAGGTCAATTTTGCTGTTTTCCCCTCCCTCCAAGGTGGCCCCCACAATCACCAGATTGCTGCCCTAGCTGTTGCCTTGAAGCAGGCCATGGTTCCCGGGTTCAAGGCCTATGCTAAGCAAGTCAAGGCCAATGCAGTTGCCCTTGGAAACTACCTGATGAGCAAGGGATACAAGCTTGTTACTGGTGGGACTGAGAACCACCTTGTTCTATGGGATCTCCGCCCTCTCGGTTTGACTG GCAACAAAGTTGAGAAACTTTGTGATCTGTGCAACATTACAGTGAACAAGAATGCTGTGTTTGGTGACAGCAGTGCCTTGGCTCCTGGAGGTGTACGCATTG GTGCTCCTGCCATGACTTCAAGGGGTTTGGTTGAGAAGGACTTTGAGCAGATAGCAGAGTTCCTGCATAGGGCTGTGACCATCACCTTAAAGATCCAAAAGGAGCATGGGAAACTTTTGAAGGATTTCAACAAGGGCCTTGTTAACAATAAGGATATCGAGGAGCTGAAGGTTGATGTTGAGAAGTTTTCAGCCTCATTTGAGATGCCTGGATTTTCAGTGTCTGAGATGAAGTACAAGGATTAG